In Xenopus tropicalis strain Nigerian chromosome 5, UCB_Xtro_10.0, whole genome shotgun sequence, one genomic interval encodes:
- the cldn1 gene encoding claudin-1, with product MANAGLQLLGFALACLGWIGFIVCIAIPQWKMSSFAGDAIITAQITYEGLWMSCVMQSTGQMQCKTYDSLLKLDSTMQATRALMICGILVGFFAMCIAAVGMKCLTCLQDDEVKKAKVGVVGGALFIVAGLCVLIATAWYGNKIAKDFYNVFTPTNSKYEFGPALFIGWAGAALAILGGALLCCSCPRRETSYPPPRGYNKSAPPAGKDYV from the exons ATGGCCAACGCAGGCTTGCAACTTTTAGGATTCGCCTTAGCTTGTCTGGGCTGGATTGGGTTTATAGTATGTATTGCAATCCCTCAATGGAAAATGTCATCGTTTGCTGGGGATGCCATTATCACAGCACAGATCACCTATGAAGGACTCTGGATGTCTTGTGTAATGCAGAGCACAGGGCAGATGCAGTGCAAAACCTATGACTCGCTGCTGAAGCTGGACa GCACTATGCAGGCTACCCGAGCACTGATGATCTGCGGGATTCTTGTTGGTTTCTTTGCCATGTGTATTGCAGCAGTAGGGATGAAATGCTTGACATGTCTTCAGGATGATGAAGTGAAGAAGGCAAAGGTTGGAGTAGTGGGAGGAGCACTCTTCATTGTTGCAG GTCTCTGTGTTTTAATAGCCACAGCCTGGTATGGAAATAAAATTGCAAAGGATTTTTACAACGTGTTCACACCAACCAATTCTAA ATATGAGTTTGGCCCTGCCTTGTTTATTGGATGGGCCGGTGCTGCACTGGCAATCCTTGGAGGTGCCTTGCTCTGCTGCTCTTGTCCCAGAAGAGAGACTTCCTACCCACCACCAAGAGGCTACAACAAAAGTGCACCACCTGCTGGAAAAGATTATGTGTAA